The following are encoded together in the Desulfobacterales bacterium genome:
- a CDS encoding AMP-binding protein — protein MGLYDFTFYDLINRNAVAFGERFCWIEADDGRQLTFSNYKNQVDCLAGGLYHAGIRKGDRIGLVGKNSLEFFLLYGAAAALGAIMLPVNWRLSADELCFNLNDGAPKLLFADAEFQPMLNEKRSELPSIGAYYNLKADMGDALPFKELLNSLDAAPLTDVADADGFVIIHTAAVAGRPRGALVSHGNFMCADLHFNYYLNLCAEDVHLNLLPLFHVAGVVMAFNAFHAGALNINVGKFDAAAAAQLIRDKRVSLCFDFPPILDSILDAASKERIDLSSFKAVVGLGTAEGMERFQSETGGTYHCMYGQTETACLVTMGRYGDRPGSIGKPISLADVCLVDERDQPVKVGEIGEITVKGPMVFKGYWGLPEDNAYTFRDGRHHTGDLGRFDSDGFLFYAGRKEEKELIKPGGENVYPAEVEKVILQHPAVLKTVVIGVPDPKWKEGIKAVCQLHLGQTLSAAELMRFVADRIASYKKPQYVEFVSELPLKSDGTPDRARIKSLYGQP, from the coding sequence ATGGGACTTTATGATTTTACTTTCTATGATCTGATCAATCGTAACGCCGTCGCTTTTGGCGAGCGTTTCTGTTGGATAGAGGCCGATGACGGCCGGCAATTGACGTTTAGCAATTATAAAAACCAAGTGGACTGCCTGGCGGGCGGGCTTTACCATGCCGGTATTCGCAAGGGCGATCGAATCGGCCTTGTGGGAAAAAACAGCCTGGAATTTTTTTTGCTGTACGGCGCAGCCGCGGCTCTGGGCGCTATCATGTTGCCGGTTAACTGGCGACTTTCAGCGGACGAGCTGTGCTTTAACCTGAATGATGGCGCACCCAAGTTGCTTTTTGCCGATGCCGAATTTCAACCCATGCTCAATGAAAAGCGGTCGGAATTACCCTCCATCGGAGCCTATTATAACTTAAAGGCCGATATGGGTGATGCCTTGCCTTTTAAAGAATTGCTGAATTCATTGGACGCAGCACCCCTGACGGATGTGGCCGATGCGGACGGGTTTGTTATCATTCATACGGCCGCCGTGGCGGGGCGACCCCGCGGGGCCTTGGTAAGTCACGGCAATTTTATGTGCGCAGACCTTCATTTCAACTATTATCTTAATCTATGCGCCGAGGATGTGCACCTGAATTTATTGCCCCTTTTCCATGTGGCGGGGGTGGTTATGGCCTTTAACGCCTTTCATGCCGGAGCGTTGAATATCAATGTCGGAAAATTTGATGCTGCCGCGGCCGCGCAATTGATTCGGGACAAAAGGGTTAGCCTGTGTTTTGACTTTCCGCCGATTTTAGATTCCATCCTTGATGCGGCAAGTAAAGAGAGGATTGATTTAAGTTCTTTTAAGGCGGTAGTGGGGTTGGGTACTGCGGAGGGAATGGAACGGTTCCAATCCGAAACCGGCGGCACTTACCATTGCATGTACGGGCAGACCGAAACCGCGTGTCTGGTCACCATGGGCCGATATGGCGATCGGCCGGGATCGATCGGAAAACCCATTTCTCTGGCGGATGTGTGCCTGGTGGACGAGCGGGATCAACCGGTCAAGGTCGGTGAGATCGGTGAAATCACGGTGAAAGGCCCCATGGTGTTTAAAGGGTATTGGGGGTTGCCTGAAGACAATGCTTATACGTTTCGTGACGGTCGGCACCATACCGGCGATTTGGGCCGCTTTGATTCGGACGGATTTTTATTTTATGCGGGCAGAAAAGAAGAGAAAGAACTCATCAAGCCGGGGGGTGAAAACGTTTATCCCGCCGAGGTGGAAAAAGTTATCTTGCAGCATCCGGCGGTGCTGAAAACGGTCGTGATCGGTGTGCCGGATCCCAAATGGAAAGAAGGCATCAAGGCGGTTTGTCAACTTCATTTGGGACAGACACTTTCCGCTGCGGAGCTGATGCGCTTTGTGGCGGATCGTATCGCCAGTTATAAAAAACCCCAATACGTGGAATTTGTCAGCGAGTTGCCCTTAAAATCCGATGGAACCCCGGATCGGGCCCGGATAAAATCGCTATATGGGCAACCTTAA
- a CDS encoding sigma 54-interacting transcriptional regulator produces the protein MEISQCWKTIIDTLQDGLIVVDTAGVIQAVNPAAERLTGYAMKELIGSSCRILNCTGCKIIGKGVGKDFCKLFTVGESRGKQCVITQKDNRSVSIHKSATLLKGPTGEVVGAVEILTDMSELMRKQTEIESLRKTLHMDDGYHGILGKSPAIERLFELIDSVAPSNAPVLIQGQSGTGKELVARAIHEVSNRKAGPFVKVNCAALNESLLESELFGHVKGAFTGADRDRIGRFEAAHGGTIFLDEVGDIPLSIQVKLLRVLEEKEIERVGDHKPVSVDVRIVSATHRNLEELVANGAFREDLFFRINVFPLYCPPLSERIEDIPLIVQHFIDRHSEKGNKKILGLTAEAMRLLLSHPWPGNVRELRNAIEYAFVLCPGGYVEVAHMPPKISAGNGNTVCFRPPDPANSEEQSKFLDLLRRTGGNQSETARLLGVSRVTVWKRIKKYGIRLPQDL, from the coding sequence ATGGAAATATCACAATGCTGGAAAACCATTATTGATACCCTTCAGGATGGTCTGATCGTGGTGGATACGGCCGGCGTGATTCAGGCGGTCAACCCGGCGGCTGAGAGGCTGACCGGTTATGCCATGAAGGAGCTCATCGGCAGTTCTTGCCGCATTCTGAATTGCACCGGGTGCAAAATTATCGGCAAAGGAGTGGGGAAAGATTTTTGCAAATTATTTACCGTTGGAGAATCCAGAGGGAAGCAATGCGTGATCACTCAGAAGGATAACCGGTCGGTTTCCATTCATAAAAGTGCGACACTGCTCAAAGGGCCGACAGGAGAAGTGGTCGGTGCCGTTGAGATTCTTACCGACATGTCCGAGCTGATGCGCAAGCAGACGGAAATCGAATCGCTTCGAAAAACGCTGCATATGGATGACGGGTATCATGGTATTTTAGGGAAATCCCCGGCTATCGAACGGTTATTCGAGCTGATTGATAGCGTGGCCCCATCCAATGCGCCGGTTCTTATTCAAGGACAAAGTGGCACCGGCAAGGAACTGGTTGCCCGGGCGATTCATGAGGTCAGCAACAGAAAGGCGGGACCGTTTGTAAAGGTCAATTGCGCAGCCCTGAATGAGAGCTTACTGGAAAGCGAATTATTCGGTCATGTGAAGGGTGCTTTTACTGGTGCGGACCGGGATCGTATCGGGCGGTTTGAAGCAGCGCACGGGGGCACGATTTTCCTCGATGAGGTGGGGGATATTCCGCTATCCATCCAGGTCAAGCTGCTTCGCGTGCTTGAAGAAAAGGAAATCGAGCGGGTCGGGGACCATAAACCGGTCAGCGTGGACGTGCGGATTGTTTCGGCCACCCATCGAAATCTGGAAGAATTGGTGGCAAACGGGGCGTTCCGGGAAGATCTCTTTTTTCGAATCAACGTGTTTCCGTTGTATTGCCCGCCGCTCTCAGAGCGCATAGAGGATATTCCGCTCATTGTGCAGCATTTTATCGATCGTCATTCGGAAAAAGGGAATAAAAAAATACTGGGTTTGACCGCCGAAGCCATGCGGCTGCTTTTATCGCATCCGTGGCCGGGAAATGTGCGGGAGCTTCGAAATGCCATTGAATATGCGTTTGTGTTGTGTCCGGGCGGGTATGTGGAGGTGGCCCATATGCCGCCTAAGATTTCCGCGGGCAATGGCAACACCGTGTGCTTCAGGCCGCCCGATCCGGCGAATTCCGAAGAACAGTCCAAATTTCTTGACTTATTGCGCCGAACCGGCGGCAACCAGTCGGAGACGGCCCGCTTATTAGGGGTTAGCCGCGTGACGGTATGGAAGCGGATCAAAAAATATGGTATTCGGCTGCCACAGGATTTATAA
- a CDS encoding PaaI family thioesterase — protein sequence MNDLTSTDSNSRVKLTGPHTFHMEGWISCAPFERLLRMDILEALNGRAVLTMPFLIDYAQGAGLMHGGALVSLADTAVVMAIKSILPSGTHFATISLMSKFLYPVKCGIVTAVAEVLQPEERTLSGRATVYNDKKKEVLEFESVFKIAKDASIKGVKITPGMA from the coding sequence ATGAACGATTTGACGAGTACTGATTCCAATTCAAGAGTCAAGTTGACTGGCCCGCATACATTCCACATGGAAGGATGGATCAGTTGTGCGCCCTTTGAAAGACTGCTTCGCATGGATATACTTGAGGCGCTAAATGGCCGAGCAGTGCTGACAATGCCATTTCTTATCGATTATGCCCAAGGCGCGGGGCTGATGCACGGCGGCGCTCTAGTAAGCCTTGCCGATACGGCTGTTGTGATGGCCATCAAAAGCATTCTGCCTTCCGGGACGCATTTTGCAACCATATCTCTGATGTCAAAATTTCTTTACCCGGTCAAATGCGGTATAGTGACTGCTGTTGCTGAAGTTTTGCAACCTGAAGAGAGAACTTTATCCGGCCGGGCCACTGTTTACAATGATAAAAAAAAAGAAGTGCTTGAATTTGAGTCTGTTTTCAAAATAGCCAAGGATGCCAGTATAAAAGGGGTGAAGATCACCCCGGGGATGGCCTGA
- a CDS encoding universal stress protein, translating into MKFLVGYNGSDVAKAALTLARTYAEVFKAKVFIMTSMGGGSQETLETITRAENELTHAAEFLKEKGIECETHQLARGLAPGEDLVAFAQENEIDQIFVGVEKKSKTQKIILGSTAQYIVLKAPCPVVTVNRSSI; encoded by the coding sequence ATGAAATTTTTGGTGGGGTATAACGGTTCGGATGTGGCCAAAGCGGCACTGACTTTGGCGCGAACCTATGCGGAAGTGTTTAAAGCCAAGGTCTTTATCATGACGTCCATGGGAGGTGGCTCCCAAGAAACGCTGGAAACCATTACAAGGGCGGAAAATGAGCTGACGCATGCAGCGGAATTTCTGAAAGAAAAAGGGATCGAGTGCGAGACCCATCAACTCGCGCGCGGGCTTGCGCCCGGTGAGGACCTGGTGGCCTTTGCGCAAGAAAATGAGATTGACCAGATCTTTGTCGGGGTGGAGAAAAAATCGAAAACGCAGAAAATTATTCTCGGCTCTACCGCGCAGTACATCGTACTAAAAGCGCCTTGCCCGGTTGTAACCGTCAACCGGTCGTCTATTTGA